The following proteins come from a genomic window of Streptomyces sp. Sge12:
- a CDS encoding phosphatase PAP2 family protein — protein sequence MRTDQILTRLERVFARLDREPERPAHLQTPQMSRHRVVLLGSTLAFYLAIVVAVLTTSWLVRLDWQIMFFRPYEQWPQLHAFLDYLVVLGQRGPTAVMVAAWLGWRSWRQHTLRPLITLGVALLLLNVTVGAVKLGLGRLGPHYATEIGSAELFAGGDIFPSGHTANAVVTWGILAYLASTGVTRRVLSIVSAVVSLSVGATTVYLGTHWVSDVLLGWSAGLLILLALPWFEPLIARAEAYVFDLRELLRRRAETGRMPAPVVSALTPLLSAGGKWQLRPVVGTAGEPAPQAVPAAVAAGAATSAAPATVAAVVAVHSSAPRATVHPAGRPHVIRSERTPVTPAGSRRPAHTDRATARGAAARPVAGG from the coding sequence GTGCGTACCGACCAAATCCTGACCCGTCTGGAGCGGGTGTTCGCCCGGCTGGACCGGGAACCAGAGCGACCGGCTCATCTGCAAACACCGCAGATGAGCCGGCACCGCGTCGTGCTCCTGGGATCGACCCTCGCGTTCTATCTCGCAATCGTGGTCGCCGTACTGACCACTTCCTGGCTGGTCCGGCTGGACTGGCAGATCATGTTCTTCCGGCCCTACGAGCAGTGGCCGCAGCTGCACGCCTTCCTCGACTACCTCGTCGTACTCGGCCAGCGCGGACCCACCGCGGTGATGGTCGCCGCCTGGCTCGGCTGGCGCTCCTGGCGGCAGCACACCCTCCGCCCGCTGATCACCCTCGGCGTGGCGCTGCTGCTGCTCAACGTCACCGTCGGGGCCGTCAAGCTCGGCCTCGGCCGGCTCGGCCCGCACTACGCCACGGAGATCGGATCCGCGGAACTCTTCGCCGGTGGCGATATATTTCCTTCCGGCCACACCGCCAACGCCGTTGTGACCTGGGGAATCCTGGCCTATCTGGCTTCCACCGGCGTCACCCGGCGGGTGCTGTCCATCGTGTCCGCCGTCGTCTCCCTGAGCGTCGGCGCCACCACCGTGTACCTGGGCACCCACTGGGTCAGCGACGTCCTGCTCGGGTGGTCCGCGGGCCTGCTGATCCTGCTGGCCCTCCCCTGGTTCGAGCCGCTCATCGCCCGCGCCGAGGCCTACGTCTTCGACCTGCGCGAGCTGCTGCGCCGCCGCGCCGAGACCGGACGGATGCCCGCGCCGGTCGTCTCCGCGCTCACCCCGCTGCTCTCGGCGGGCGGCAAGTGGCAGCTGCGGCCCGTCGTCGGCACCGCCGGGGAGCCGGCCCCGCAGGCCGTACCGGCCGCCGTTGCGGCCGGCGCCGCCACCTCCGCGGCACCCGCGACCGTGGCGGCCGTCGTCGCCGTGCACTCCTCGGCGCCCCGGGCGACGGTGCACCCGGCGGGCCGGCCCCACGTGATCCGCTCCGAGCGGACCCCGGTCACCCCCGCCGGCAGCCGCCGCCCGGCGCACACCGACCGGGCCACCGCCCGGGGGGCCGCGGCCCGACCGGTCGCCGGCGGCTGA
- a CDS encoding glycosyltransferase family 39 protein, producing the protein MPVKDLGFRRAAPALAVFAAVRLLGLTVLAVWGAAVGSSPHTLLSARWDSLWYARIAAEGYGYEVVLPNGDVHSNLAFFPLLPWLERVVSAATGLPYGSAGLVVSVVAGLAAAWGIFAVADLVHGRRAGVFAVAVWAALPVGIVQSMAYSESLFTALAAWALHGALRGRWLTAGLLAAGAGLTRPVGAAVVAAVWVAAALAWRRGERSWRTVAGAALAPAGAAAYVLWVGARTGGGLLGYLDVQGGWGNGFDGGWAFARFVGAKLASSAFLAGVGLIAGVVLVLWLYGKCVRQRQPVPLLVYGGIVVALALCASGYFGSKPRLLLPAFPLVLPPAAALARWRTGRAVSVVGALALVSAVYGAFWLNGSGPP; encoded by the coding sequence ATGCCCGTGAAGGATCTTGGATTTCGCCGGGCCGCGCCCGCGCTGGCCGTCTTCGCCGCGGTCCGGCTGCTCGGGCTGACGGTGCTCGCGGTGTGGGGCGCGGCGGTCGGCAGCAGCCCGCACACGCTGCTGTCGGCCCGCTGGGACTCGCTCTGGTACGCCCGCATCGCCGCGGAGGGGTACGGGTACGAGGTGGTCCTCCCGAACGGGGACGTTCACTCGAACCTGGCGTTCTTCCCGCTGCTGCCGTGGCTGGAACGGGTGGTGTCGGCGGCGACCGGGCTGCCGTACGGCTCCGCGGGGCTGGTGGTGTCGGTGGTCGCGGGCCTGGCCGCGGCCTGGGGGATCTTCGCGGTGGCCGATCTGGTCCACGGCCGCCGGGCCGGGGTGTTCGCGGTCGCGGTGTGGGCGGCGCTGCCGGTCGGGATCGTGCAGTCCATGGCGTACAGCGAGTCGCTGTTCACCGCCCTGGCCGCCTGGGCGCTCCACGGGGCCCTGCGCGGCCGGTGGCTGACGGCCGGGCTGCTCGCGGCCGGGGCCGGGCTGACCCGCCCGGTCGGCGCGGCGGTGGTCGCGGCGGTGTGGGTGGCCGCCGCACTGGCCTGGCGGCGCGGGGAGCGGTCCTGGCGGACGGTCGCCGGCGCGGCGCTGGCCCCGGCGGGCGCGGCGGCGTACGTCCTGTGGGTCGGCGCGCGCACCGGGGGCGGGCTGCTCGGCTACCTGGACGTGCAGGGCGGCTGGGGCAACGGCTTCGACGGCGGCTGGGCGTTCGCGCGGTTCGTCGGGGCGAAGCTGGCGTCGTCCGCGTTCCTCGCCGGGGTGGGGCTGATCGCGGGGGTCGTGCTGGTGCTCTGGCTGTACGGGAAGTGCGTCCGGCAGCGGCAGCCGGTGCCGCTGCTCGTGTACGGCGGGATCGTGGTGGCGCTGGCGCTGTGCGCGTCCGGGTACTTCGGCTCCAAGCCGCGGCTGCTGCTGCCGGCGTTCCCGCTGGTGCTGCCGCCCGCGGCGGCGCTGGCGCGGTGGCGGACGGGGCGGGCGGTGTCGGTGGTGGGTGCGCTGGCGCTGGTCTCGGCGGTCTACGGGGCGTTCTGGCTGAACGGCTCGGGTCCTCCGTAG